A genome region from Ahaetulla prasina isolate Xishuangbanna chromosome 8, ASM2864084v1, whole genome shotgun sequence includes the following:
- the UCHL1 gene encoding ubiquitin carboxyl-terminal hydrolase isozyme L1, with protein sequence MLNKILCRLGVAPGWQFVDVLGLDEDILSAVPSPACALLLLFPLTAQHENFRKKQIDELKGQEVSSEVYFVKQTASNSCGTIGLIHAVANNQDKIRFDGGSALKEFLTSTAGLSPDERAKRLENSKAEDDKVNFHFILFASVDGHLYELDGRMPFPIKHGASSEATMLKASADICRQFTEREQGEVRFSAVALCKSA encoded by the exons ATGCTGAACAAA ATACTCTGCCGTCTAGGAGTTGCTCCCGGTTGGCAATTTGTGGATGTTCTCGGATTGGATGAAGATATATTGAGCGCTGTGCCGAGTCCGGCTTGTGCCCTCCTACTGCTGTTCCCCCTTACTGCTCAG CATGAGAACTTCCGGAAAAAGCAAATTGACGAACTGAAGGGCCAAGAAGTGAGCTCAGAAGTCTACTTTGTGAAGCAGACGGCGAGTAACTCCTGTGGAACCATTGGCCTTATCCACGCCGTAGCTAATAATCAAGATAAAATTCGATTCG ATGGAGGCTCTGCGTTAAAAGAATTCCTCACTTCGACAGCTGGACTCTCCCCAGACGAGAGGGCCAAACGTCTTGAGAACAGCAAG gctgAAGACGATAAGGTGAACTTCCATTTCATTCTATTTGCCAGCGTGGATGGACACCTCTATGAACTGG ACGGAAGAATGCCATTCCCTATAAAGCATGGAGCTAGTTCAGAGGCCACCATGCTCAAG gcatCGGCCGACATCTGCCGGCAATTCACCGAACGCGAGCAAGGAGAGGTTCGCTTTTCTGCTGTCGCCCTGTGCAAGTCTGCTTGA